One region of Etheostoma cragini isolate CJK2018 chromosome 16, CSU_Ecrag_1.0, whole genome shotgun sequence genomic DNA includes:
- the add1 gene encoding alpha-adducin isoform X14, giving the protein MNGNSGAGVVTAPPPTTAPHKERYFDRVDESSPEYQRERNMAPDLRQDFNMMEQRKRVSMILQSPAFCDELETMIQDQLKKGKTPTSLLALQQIADFMTTSMPSMYPAAPQGGMAALNMSLGMVTPVNDLRGSDSISYDKDEKLLRCKLAAFYRLADLFGWSELIYNHITVRVNSDQERFLIIPFGLLYSEVTASSLVKINFQGEIVDRGSTNLGVNQAGFTLHSAIYAARPDVKCIVHIHTSAGGAVSAMKCGLLPISPEALSLGEVAYHDYQGILVDEEESTLIQRNIGPNSKVLILRNHGLVSVGETVEEAFYYIHNLVTACEIQVRTLASAGGPDNLVLLDPTKYKSRPRVPEPAIDRPSTHPKWLVGEQEFEALMRMLDNLGYRTGYPYRCPALRDKAKKHSEVEIAPSTHGGYSYGEDSDSGARSPMKQSFQRGQRDKTRWLNASGRPDEPCEDGPDGSSPKSKPKVWTNITHDHVKPLLQSLSSGVCVPSCITNCLWTKEDGLRQSAAANQFIPMNTNPKEVLEMRNKIREQNLQDITTAGPQSQVLCASTIVERSFTQRLSIWQDAPLSDCTDTIDGLDVSEGSYSPAKSIRKGELVTASKAIIEKEYQPKVIVSKQGPNPFTKLTDQELEEYRKEVELKQRAPEESLCLSIHTHTHTHTHDTVQGRDDSREGSACSVPYPEPETLPRGRASFSTPLQSSTESPSLEIAPPPTATPASERGSSSIVLSSGAEPPQGGTDSADDVFSTAEFFSAPDSPHKEFHCAVVRALSKEPLVLAAAKAEQVPDLEQLEEPEEEEPKSQKPTTTPPSTPIRAEEDGNTKEYLLP; this is encoded by the exons ATGAACGGCAACTCAGGTGCCGGTGTGGTGACGGCCCCCCCTCCCACCACAGCCCCACACAAGGAGCGGTACTTCGACCGGGTGGATGAGAGCAGCCCGGAGTACcagagggagagaaacatgGCACCCGACCTGCGGCAGGACTTCAATATGATGGAGCAGAGGAAGAGGGTCTCCATGATACTGCAGAGCCCG GCATTTTGCGATGAGCTGGAGACAATGATCCAGGATCAGCTGAAGAAGGGGAAGACTCCCACTAGCCTGTTGGCTCTGCAGCAGATCGCAGACTTTATGACCACCAGCATGCCTTCCATGTATCCCGCTGCACCTCAGGGAGGCATGGCGGCGCTCAACATGA GTTTGGGTATGGTGACTCCGGTGAATGATCTGCGTGGCTCAGACTCCATTTCCTATGACAAGGACGAGAAGTTGCTCCGCTGCAAGCTGGCGGCCTTTTATCGGCTTGCTGACTTGTTTGGCTGGTCCGAGCTCATCTACAACCACATCACA GTCAGGGTGAACTCAGACCAGGAGCGTTTCCTAATTATACCTTTTGGGCTCCTGTACAGTGAAGTCACGGCTTCCAGTCTG GTGAAGATAAACTTTCAAGGTGAGATAGTTGACCGGGGAAGCACCAATCTCGGGGTCAACCAGGCCGGCTTCACTCTCCACTCTGCCATCTACGCTGCACGGCCCGATGTCAAGTGTatcgtacacatacacacatccgCGGGTGGCGCG GTGTCCGCCATGAAATGCGGCCTGTTGCCCATCTCACCTGAGGCACTGTCCCTGGGTGAGGTGGCCTATCATGACTACCAAGGCATACTGGTGGACGAGGAAGAAAGTACCCTCATACAGAGGAACATAGGGCCTAACAGCAAG GTGCTCATTCTGAGGAACCATGGCTTGGTGTCTGTAGGCGAAACAGTGGAGGAAGCTTTCTATTACATCCACAATCTGGTCACCGCCTGTGAGATCCAG GTGCGAACACTGGCCAGCGCTGGAGGGCCAGATAATCTGGTGTTGCTGGACCCAACAAAATACAAGTCCCGCCCACGGGTCCCGGAGCCAGCCATTGACCGGCCTTCTACACACCCCAAGTGGCTAGTCGGGGAGCAGGAGTTTGAGGCTCTCATGAGAATGCTCGACAACTTG GGCTACAGGACGGGCTACCCTTATCGCTGCCCAGCATTGCGAGACAAAGCTAAAAAGCACAGTGAAGTGGAGATTGCTCCCTCCACCCATGGTGGTTATTCATACGGGGAGGACAGTGACTCAGGTGCTCGCTCCCCAATGAAACAGAGCTTCCAGCGCGGCCAGCGTGACAAGACCCGCTGGCTTAATGCCAGCGGCCGGCCTGATGAGCCCTGCGAGGATGGGCCCGACGGCAGCAGCCCCAAGTCGAAGCCTAAGGTGTGGACGAACATAACACACGATCACGTCAAACCCTTGCTGCAGTCTCTCTCGTCTGGTGTCTGCGTGCCAAGCTGTATAACCAACTGCTTG TGGACAAAGGAAGACGGACTCCGCCAGTCTGCTGCAGCCAATCAGTTCATCCCAATGAACACCAACCCAAAGGAAGTCCTGGAAATGAGAAATAAg ATCCGGGAGCAGAACCTGCAGGACATAACAACAGCAGGGCCCCAGTCTCAGGTTCTGTGTGCCAGCACCATAGTGGAACGCTCCTTCACCCAG AGATTGTCAATCTGGCAG GACGCCCCTCTGTCTGACTGTACAGACACTATTGATGGCCTCGATGTGTCCGAGGGGTCCTATAGTCCTGCTAAATCAATTAGAAAG GGGGAGCTGGTGACCGCATCCAAAGCCATCATTGAGAAGGAGTACCAACCCAAGGTTATCGTCAGCAAGCAGGGTCCCAACCCCTTCACAAAACTCACCGACCAGGAGCTGGAGGAGTACCGCAAGGAGGTGGAGCTGAAACAGAGAGCGCCTGAAG AATCACTTTGTCtctccatacacacacacacacacacacacacacacgatacaGTGCAGGGAAGAGACGATAGTAGGGAGGGATCAGCCTGCAGCGTACCCTATCCTGAGCCTGAAACGCTACCGAGGGGTCGCGCCTCCTTCTCCACACCTCTACAGTCTTCCACTGAGTCACCCAGCTTAGAGATAGCCCCACCTCCAACTGCCACACCGGCCTCTGAGCGGGGCTCATCCTCCATTGTTCTCTCCAGTGGGGCTGAGCCCCCTCAGGGAGGCACAGACTCTGCAGACGACGTTTTTTCGACAGCAGAGTTTTTTTCAGCTCCAGATTCCCCACACAAGGAGTTCCACTGTGCCGTGGTGCGAGCCCTCAGCAAGGAGCCATTGGTGCTAGCGGCAGCTAAGGCAGAGCAGGTTCCAG ACCTGGAGCAGCTTGAAGAGCCTGAGGAGGAAGAGCCCAAAAGCCAGAAACCCACCACCACTCCACCCAGCACCCCCATCAGAGCAGAGGAAG ATGGAAATACAAAAGAGTACCTGTTGCCATAG
- the add1 gene encoding alpha-adducin isoform X20 codes for MNGNSGAGVVTAPPPTTAPHKERYFDRVDESSPEYQRERNMAPDLRQDFNMMEQRKRVSMILQSPAFCDELETMIQDQLKKGKTPTSLLALQQIADFMTTSMPSMYPAAPQGGMAALNMSLGMVTPVNDLRGSDSISYDKDEKLLRCKLAAFYRLADLFGWSELIYNHITVRVNSDQERFLIIPFGLLYSEVTASSLVKINFQGEIVDRGSTNLGVNQAGFTLHSAIYAARPDVKCIVHIHTSAGGAVSAMKCGLLPISPEALSLGEVAYHDYQGILVDEEESTLIQRNIGPNSKVLILRNHGLVSVGETVEEAFYYIHNLVTACEIQVRTLASAGGPDNLVLLDPTKYKSRPRVPEPAIDRPSTHPKWLVGEQEFEALMRMLDNLGYRTGYPYRCPALRDKAKKHSEVEIAPSTHGGYSYGEDSDSGARSPMKQSFQRGQRDKTRWLNASGRPDEPCEDGPDGSSPKSKPKVWTNITHDHVKPLLQSLSSGVCVPSCITNCLWTKEDGLRQSAAANQFIPMNTNPKEVLEMRNKIREQNLQDITTAGPQSQVLCASTIVERSFTQGELVTASKAIIEKEYQPKVIVSKQGPNPFTKLTDQELEEYRKEVELKQRAPEESLCLSIHTHTHTHTHDTVQGRDDSREGSACSVPYPEPETLPRGRASFSTPLQSSTESPSLEIAPPPTATPASERGSSSIVLSSGAEPPQGGTDSADDVFSTAEFFSAPDSPHKEFHCAVVRALSKEPLVLAAAKAEQVPDLEQLEEPEEEEPKSQKPTTTPPSTPIRAEEGDGNTKEYLLP; via the exons ATGAACGGCAACTCAGGTGCCGGTGTGGTGACGGCCCCCCCTCCCACCACAGCCCCACACAAGGAGCGGTACTTCGACCGGGTGGATGAGAGCAGCCCGGAGTACcagagggagagaaacatgGCACCCGACCTGCGGCAGGACTTCAATATGATGGAGCAGAGGAAGAGGGTCTCCATGATACTGCAGAGCCCG GCATTTTGCGATGAGCTGGAGACAATGATCCAGGATCAGCTGAAGAAGGGGAAGACTCCCACTAGCCTGTTGGCTCTGCAGCAGATCGCAGACTTTATGACCACCAGCATGCCTTCCATGTATCCCGCTGCACCTCAGGGAGGCATGGCGGCGCTCAACATGA GTTTGGGTATGGTGACTCCGGTGAATGATCTGCGTGGCTCAGACTCCATTTCCTATGACAAGGACGAGAAGTTGCTCCGCTGCAAGCTGGCGGCCTTTTATCGGCTTGCTGACTTGTTTGGCTGGTCCGAGCTCATCTACAACCACATCACA GTCAGGGTGAACTCAGACCAGGAGCGTTTCCTAATTATACCTTTTGGGCTCCTGTACAGTGAAGTCACGGCTTCCAGTCTG GTGAAGATAAACTTTCAAGGTGAGATAGTTGACCGGGGAAGCACCAATCTCGGGGTCAACCAGGCCGGCTTCACTCTCCACTCTGCCATCTACGCTGCACGGCCCGATGTCAAGTGTatcgtacacatacacacatccgCGGGTGGCGCG GTGTCCGCCATGAAATGCGGCCTGTTGCCCATCTCACCTGAGGCACTGTCCCTGGGTGAGGTGGCCTATCATGACTACCAAGGCATACTGGTGGACGAGGAAGAAAGTACCCTCATACAGAGGAACATAGGGCCTAACAGCAAG GTGCTCATTCTGAGGAACCATGGCTTGGTGTCTGTAGGCGAAACAGTGGAGGAAGCTTTCTATTACATCCACAATCTGGTCACCGCCTGTGAGATCCAG GTGCGAACACTGGCCAGCGCTGGAGGGCCAGATAATCTGGTGTTGCTGGACCCAACAAAATACAAGTCCCGCCCACGGGTCCCGGAGCCAGCCATTGACCGGCCTTCTACACACCCCAAGTGGCTAGTCGGGGAGCAGGAGTTTGAGGCTCTCATGAGAATGCTCGACAACTTG GGCTACAGGACGGGCTACCCTTATCGCTGCCCAGCATTGCGAGACAAAGCTAAAAAGCACAGTGAAGTGGAGATTGCTCCCTCCACCCATGGTGGTTATTCATACGGGGAGGACAGTGACTCAGGTGCTCGCTCCCCAATGAAACAGAGCTTCCAGCGCGGCCAGCGTGACAAGACCCGCTGGCTTAATGCCAGCGGCCGGCCTGATGAGCCCTGCGAGGATGGGCCCGACGGCAGCAGCCCCAAGTCGAAGCCTAAGGTGTGGACGAACATAACACACGATCACGTCAAACCCTTGCTGCAGTCTCTCTCGTCTGGTGTCTGCGTGCCAAGCTGTATAACCAACTGCTTG TGGACAAAGGAAGACGGACTCCGCCAGTCTGCTGCAGCCAATCAGTTCATCCCAATGAACACCAACCCAAAGGAAGTCCTGGAAATGAGAAATAAg ATCCGGGAGCAGAACCTGCAGGACATAACAACAGCAGGGCCCCAGTCTCAGGTTCTGTGTGCCAGCACCATAGTGGAACGCTCCTTCACCCAG GGGGAGCTGGTGACCGCATCCAAAGCCATCATTGAGAAGGAGTACCAACCCAAGGTTATCGTCAGCAAGCAGGGTCCCAACCCCTTCACAAAACTCACCGACCAGGAGCTGGAGGAGTACCGCAAGGAGGTGGAGCTGAAACAGAGAGCGCCTGAAG AATCACTTTGTCtctccatacacacacacacacacacacacacacacgatacaGTGCAGGGAAGAGACGATAGTAGGGAGGGATCAGCCTGCAGCGTACCCTATCCTGAGCCTGAAACGCTACCGAGGGGTCGCGCCTCCTTCTCCACACCTCTACAGTCTTCCACTGAGTCACCCAGCTTAGAGATAGCCCCACCTCCAACTGCCACACCGGCCTCTGAGCGGGGCTCATCCTCCATTGTTCTCTCCAGTGGGGCTGAGCCCCCTCAGGGAGGCACAGACTCTGCAGACGACGTTTTTTCGACAGCAGAGTTTTTTTCAGCTCCAGATTCCCCACACAAGGAGTTCCACTGTGCCGTGGTGCGAGCCCTCAGCAAGGAGCCATTGGTGCTAGCGGCAGCTAAGGCAGAGCAGGTTCCAG ACCTGGAGCAGCTTGAAGAGCCTGAGGAGGAAGAGCCCAAAAGCCAGAAACCCACCACCACTCCACCCAGCACCCCCATCAGAGCAGAGGAAG GAGATGGAAATACAAAAGAGTACCTGTTGCCATAG
- the add1 gene encoding alpha-adducin isoform X18 — MNGNSGAGVVTAPPPTTAPHKERYFDRVDESSPEYQRERNMAPDLRQDFNMMEQRKRVSMILQSPAFCDELETMIQDQLKKGKTPTSLLALQQIADFMTTSMPSMYPAAPQGGMAALNMSLGMVTPVNDLRGSDSISYDKDEKLLRCKLAAFYRLADLFGWSELIYNHITVRVNSDQERFLIIPFGLLYSEVTASSLVKINFQGEIVDRGSTNLGVNQAGFTLHSAIYAARPDVKCIVHIHTSAGGAVSAMKCGLLPISPEALSLGEVAYHDYQGILVDEEESTLIQRNIGPNSKVLILRNHGLVSVGETVEEAFYYIHNLVTACEIQVRTLASAGGPDNLVLLDPTKYKSRPRVPEPAIDRPSTHPKWLVGEQEFEALMRMLDNLGYRTGYPYRCPALRDKAKKHSEVEIAPSTHGGYSYGEDSDSGARSPMKQSFQRGQRDKTRWLNASGRPDEPCEDGPDGSSPKSKPKVWTNITHDHVKPLLQSLSSGVCVPSCITNCLWTKEDGLRQSAAANQFIPMNTNPKEVLEMRNKIREQNLQDITTAGPQSQVLCASTIVERSFTQRLSIWQDAPLSDCTDTIDGLDVSEGSYSPAKSIRKGELVTASKAIIEKEYQPKVIVSKQGPNPFTKLTDQELEEYRKEVELKQRAPEDLEQLEEPEEEEPKSQKPTTTPPSTPIRAEEGDGNTKEYLLP; from the exons ATGAACGGCAACTCAGGTGCCGGTGTGGTGACGGCCCCCCCTCCCACCACAGCCCCACACAAGGAGCGGTACTTCGACCGGGTGGATGAGAGCAGCCCGGAGTACcagagggagagaaacatgGCACCCGACCTGCGGCAGGACTTCAATATGATGGAGCAGAGGAAGAGGGTCTCCATGATACTGCAGAGCCCG GCATTTTGCGATGAGCTGGAGACAATGATCCAGGATCAGCTGAAGAAGGGGAAGACTCCCACTAGCCTGTTGGCTCTGCAGCAGATCGCAGACTTTATGACCACCAGCATGCCTTCCATGTATCCCGCTGCACCTCAGGGAGGCATGGCGGCGCTCAACATGA GTTTGGGTATGGTGACTCCGGTGAATGATCTGCGTGGCTCAGACTCCATTTCCTATGACAAGGACGAGAAGTTGCTCCGCTGCAAGCTGGCGGCCTTTTATCGGCTTGCTGACTTGTTTGGCTGGTCCGAGCTCATCTACAACCACATCACA GTCAGGGTGAACTCAGACCAGGAGCGTTTCCTAATTATACCTTTTGGGCTCCTGTACAGTGAAGTCACGGCTTCCAGTCTG GTGAAGATAAACTTTCAAGGTGAGATAGTTGACCGGGGAAGCACCAATCTCGGGGTCAACCAGGCCGGCTTCACTCTCCACTCTGCCATCTACGCTGCACGGCCCGATGTCAAGTGTatcgtacacatacacacatccgCGGGTGGCGCG GTGTCCGCCATGAAATGCGGCCTGTTGCCCATCTCACCTGAGGCACTGTCCCTGGGTGAGGTGGCCTATCATGACTACCAAGGCATACTGGTGGACGAGGAAGAAAGTACCCTCATACAGAGGAACATAGGGCCTAACAGCAAG GTGCTCATTCTGAGGAACCATGGCTTGGTGTCTGTAGGCGAAACAGTGGAGGAAGCTTTCTATTACATCCACAATCTGGTCACCGCCTGTGAGATCCAG GTGCGAACACTGGCCAGCGCTGGAGGGCCAGATAATCTGGTGTTGCTGGACCCAACAAAATACAAGTCCCGCCCACGGGTCCCGGAGCCAGCCATTGACCGGCCTTCTACACACCCCAAGTGGCTAGTCGGGGAGCAGGAGTTTGAGGCTCTCATGAGAATGCTCGACAACTTG GGCTACAGGACGGGCTACCCTTATCGCTGCCCAGCATTGCGAGACAAAGCTAAAAAGCACAGTGAAGTGGAGATTGCTCCCTCCACCCATGGTGGTTATTCATACGGGGAGGACAGTGACTCAGGTGCTCGCTCCCCAATGAAACAGAGCTTCCAGCGCGGCCAGCGTGACAAGACCCGCTGGCTTAATGCCAGCGGCCGGCCTGATGAGCCCTGCGAGGATGGGCCCGACGGCAGCAGCCCCAAGTCGAAGCCTAAGGTGTGGACGAACATAACACACGATCACGTCAAACCCTTGCTGCAGTCTCTCTCGTCTGGTGTCTGCGTGCCAAGCTGTATAACCAACTGCTTG TGGACAAAGGAAGACGGACTCCGCCAGTCTGCTGCAGCCAATCAGTTCATCCCAATGAACACCAACCCAAAGGAAGTCCTGGAAATGAGAAATAAg ATCCGGGAGCAGAACCTGCAGGACATAACAACAGCAGGGCCCCAGTCTCAGGTTCTGTGTGCCAGCACCATAGTGGAACGCTCCTTCACCCAG AGATTGTCAATCTGGCAG GACGCCCCTCTGTCTGACTGTACAGACACTATTGATGGCCTCGATGTGTCCGAGGGGTCCTATAGTCCTGCTAAATCAATTAGAAAG GGGGAGCTGGTGACCGCATCCAAAGCCATCATTGAGAAGGAGTACCAACCCAAGGTTATCGTCAGCAAGCAGGGTCCCAACCCCTTCACAAAACTCACCGACCAGGAGCTGGAGGAGTACCGCAAGGAGGTGGAGCTGAAACAGAGAGCGCCTGAAG ACCTGGAGCAGCTTGAAGAGCCTGAGGAGGAAGAGCCCAAAAGCCAGAAACCCACCACCACTCCACCCAGCACCCCCATCAGAGCAGAGGAAG GAGATGGAAATACAAAAGAGTACCTGTTGCCATAG
- the add1 gene encoding alpha-adducin isoform X12, with product MNGNSGAGVVTAPPPTTAPHKERYFDRVDESSPEYQRERNMAPDLRQDFNMMEQRKRVSMILQSPAFCDELETMIQDQLKKGKTPTSLLALQQIADFMTTSMPSMYPAAPQGGMAALNMSLGMVTPVNDLRGSDSISYDKDEKLLRCKLAAFYRLADLFGWSELIYNHITVRVNSDQERFLIIPFGLLYSEVTASSLVKINFQGEIVDRGSTNLGVNQAGFTLHSAIYAARPDVKCIVHIHTSAGGAVSAMKCGLLPISPEALSLGEVAYHDYQGILVDEEESTLIQRNIGPNSKVLILRNHGLVSVGETVEEAFYYIHNLVTACEIQVRTLASAGGPDNLVLLDPTKYKSRPRVPEPAIDRPSTHPKWLVGEQEFEALMRMLDNLGYRTGYPYRCPALRDKAKKHSEVEIAPSTHGGYSYGEDSDSGARSPMKQSFQRGQRDKTRWLNASGRPDEPCEDGPDGSSPKSKPKVWTNITHDHVKPLLQSLSSGVCVPSCITNCLWTKEDGLRQSAAANQFIPMNTNPKEVLEMRNKIREQNLQDITTAGPQSQVLCASTIVERSFTQRLSIWQDAPLSDCTDTIDGLDVSEGSYSPAKSIRKGELVTASKAIIEKEYQPKVIVSKQGPNPFTKLTDQELEEYRKEVELKQRAPEESLCLSIHTHTHTHTHDTVQGRDDSREGSACSVPYPEPETLPRGRASFSTPLQSSTESPSLEIAPPPTATPASERGSSSIVLSSGAEPPQGGTDSADDVFSTAEFFSAPDSPHKEFHCAVVRALSKEPLVLAAAKAEQVPDLEQLEEPEEEEPKSQKPTTTPPSTPIRAEEGDGNTKEYLLP from the exons ATGAACGGCAACTCAGGTGCCGGTGTGGTGACGGCCCCCCCTCCCACCACAGCCCCACACAAGGAGCGGTACTTCGACCGGGTGGATGAGAGCAGCCCGGAGTACcagagggagagaaacatgGCACCCGACCTGCGGCAGGACTTCAATATGATGGAGCAGAGGAAGAGGGTCTCCATGATACTGCAGAGCCCG GCATTTTGCGATGAGCTGGAGACAATGATCCAGGATCAGCTGAAGAAGGGGAAGACTCCCACTAGCCTGTTGGCTCTGCAGCAGATCGCAGACTTTATGACCACCAGCATGCCTTCCATGTATCCCGCTGCACCTCAGGGAGGCATGGCGGCGCTCAACATGA GTTTGGGTATGGTGACTCCGGTGAATGATCTGCGTGGCTCAGACTCCATTTCCTATGACAAGGACGAGAAGTTGCTCCGCTGCAAGCTGGCGGCCTTTTATCGGCTTGCTGACTTGTTTGGCTGGTCCGAGCTCATCTACAACCACATCACA GTCAGGGTGAACTCAGACCAGGAGCGTTTCCTAATTATACCTTTTGGGCTCCTGTACAGTGAAGTCACGGCTTCCAGTCTG GTGAAGATAAACTTTCAAGGTGAGATAGTTGACCGGGGAAGCACCAATCTCGGGGTCAACCAGGCCGGCTTCACTCTCCACTCTGCCATCTACGCTGCACGGCCCGATGTCAAGTGTatcgtacacatacacacatccgCGGGTGGCGCG GTGTCCGCCATGAAATGCGGCCTGTTGCCCATCTCACCTGAGGCACTGTCCCTGGGTGAGGTGGCCTATCATGACTACCAAGGCATACTGGTGGACGAGGAAGAAAGTACCCTCATACAGAGGAACATAGGGCCTAACAGCAAG GTGCTCATTCTGAGGAACCATGGCTTGGTGTCTGTAGGCGAAACAGTGGAGGAAGCTTTCTATTACATCCACAATCTGGTCACCGCCTGTGAGATCCAG GTGCGAACACTGGCCAGCGCTGGAGGGCCAGATAATCTGGTGTTGCTGGACCCAACAAAATACAAGTCCCGCCCACGGGTCCCGGAGCCAGCCATTGACCGGCCTTCTACACACCCCAAGTGGCTAGTCGGGGAGCAGGAGTTTGAGGCTCTCATGAGAATGCTCGACAACTTG GGCTACAGGACGGGCTACCCTTATCGCTGCCCAGCATTGCGAGACAAAGCTAAAAAGCACAGTGAAGTGGAGATTGCTCCCTCCACCCATGGTGGTTATTCATACGGGGAGGACAGTGACTCAGGTGCTCGCTCCCCAATGAAACAGAGCTTCCAGCGCGGCCAGCGTGACAAGACCCGCTGGCTTAATGCCAGCGGCCGGCCTGATGAGCCCTGCGAGGATGGGCCCGACGGCAGCAGCCCCAAGTCGAAGCCTAAGGTGTGGACGAACATAACACACGATCACGTCAAACCCTTGCTGCAGTCTCTCTCGTCTGGTGTCTGCGTGCCAAGCTGTATAACCAACTGCTTG TGGACAAAGGAAGACGGACTCCGCCAGTCTGCTGCAGCCAATCAGTTCATCCCAATGAACACCAACCCAAAGGAAGTCCTGGAAATGAGAAATAAg ATCCGGGAGCAGAACCTGCAGGACATAACAACAGCAGGGCCCCAGTCTCAGGTTCTGTGTGCCAGCACCATAGTGGAACGCTCCTTCACCCAG AGATTGTCAATCTGGCAG GACGCCCCTCTGTCTGACTGTACAGACACTATTGATGGCCTCGATGTGTCCGAGGGGTCCTATAGTCCTGCTAAATCAATTAGAAAG GGGGAGCTGGTGACCGCATCCAAAGCCATCATTGAGAAGGAGTACCAACCCAAGGTTATCGTCAGCAAGCAGGGTCCCAACCCCTTCACAAAACTCACCGACCAGGAGCTGGAGGAGTACCGCAAGGAGGTGGAGCTGAAACAGAGAGCGCCTGAAG AATCACTTTGTCtctccatacacacacacacacacacacacacacacgatacaGTGCAGGGAAGAGACGATAGTAGGGAGGGATCAGCCTGCAGCGTACCCTATCCTGAGCCTGAAACGCTACCGAGGGGTCGCGCCTCCTTCTCCACACCTCTACAGTCTTCCACTGAGTCACCCAGCTTAGAGATAGCCCCACCTCCAACTGCCACACCGGCCTCTGAGCGGGGCTCATCCTCCATTGTTCTCTCCAGTGGGGCTGAGCCCCCTCAGGGAGGCACAGACTCTGCAGACGACGTTTTTTCGACAGCAGAGTTTTTTTCAGCTCCAGATTCCCCACACAAGGAGTTCCACTGTGCCGTGGTGCGAGCCCTCAGCAAGGAGCCATTGGTGCTAGCGGCAGCTAAGGCAGAGCAGGTTCCAG ACCTGGAGCAGCTTGAAGAGCCTGAGGAGGAAGAGCCCAAAAGCCAGAAACCCACCACCACTCCACCCAGCACCCCCATCAGAGCAGAGGAAG GAGATGGAAATACAAAAGAGTACCTGTTGCCATAG